In one Deltaproteobacteria bacterium genomic region, the following are encoded:
- a CDS encoding UDP-N-acetylglucosamine--N-acetylmuramyl-(pentapeptide) pyrophosphoryl-undecaprenol N-acetylglucosamine transferase, with translation MGNGEDSVTVDLFHVVEQVIKNTHCIVAHANLVQVRKADGRIQIHLRKVFLSFSETENLPARARTVLTGNPVRQSILAIRHGNEHSSSGQRRVLVLGGSQGAKGINEAVIQALPALRAAGFTLRHQTGEQDFEKVRQAYAERSLHGCVEPFIADMARAYSECDMVLCRAGATTLAELGVAGKPSLLVPFPYATGDHQTKNARAMERLGASMVISQNQLADLSLARILDDVFNLPGKLREMAVAAKAWGRPGAAADIVAELRRLAGIPV, from the coding sequence TACGCACTGCATTGTTGCTCATGCCAATCTCGTACAAGTCAGGAAAGCAGATGGCCGTATACAGATTCACCTTCGAAAGGTCTTTCTCTCCTTTTCTGAGACTGAAAATCTTCCAGCCAGAGCAAGGACGGTTCTCACCGGCAATCCGGTCAGACAGTCCATTCTCGCCATACGACATGGAAACGAGCACTCCTCAAGCGGACAGCGCCGGGTTCTTGTCCTGGGGGGAAGCCAGGGGGCCAAAGGCATCAACGAGGCCGTAATCCAGGCCCTGCCAGCACTGCGTGCCGCTGGGTTCACCCTCCGACACCAGACCGGAGAACAGGACTTCGAAAAGGTCCGCCAAGCCTACGCCGAGCGATCCCTCCATGGCTGTGTCGAGCCCTTCATCGCCGACATGGCCCGGGCCTACTCAGAATGCGACATGGTTCTCTGCCGGGCCGGAGCCACGACCTTGGCCGAACTCGGCGTGGCCGGAAAACCGAGTCTCCTGGTTCCCTTTCCCTATGCCACCGGAGATCACCAGACCAAAAACGCCCGGGCCATGGAACGGCTTGGAGCCTCCATGGTCATCTCCCAGAACCAACTGGCCGACCTCTCCCTGGCCAGAATCCTCGACGACGTCTTCAATTTGCCCGGAAAATTGCGGGAAATGGCCGTCGCGGCCAAAGCCTGGGGCCGCCCCGGGGCCGCGGCCGACATCGTCGCCGAACTGAGGAGGCTGGCCGGTATTCCGGTCTGA